A single region of the Musa acuminata AAA Group cultivar baxijiao chromosome BXJ1-11, Cavendish_Baxijiao_AAA, whole genome shotgun sequence genome encodes:
- the LOC135597568 gene encoding uncharacterized protein LOC135597568 produces the protein MAAGSPTLTAEKKRWWLSNKKVVDKYLREARVLISTQEQSNVSAAVHLLDAALAISPRHEAALELRARSLLFLRRFREVADMLQDYIPSFKVGSGGGGDDDSSSSLGGAGDHSSVASSAPISRERVKLLSPARERSDGDRSFRCFSVSELKRRLVAGLSKSSDREGQWRYLVLGQACCHLGMMEDAMVLLQIGRRLASAAFRRESVCWSDDSFTSIAGEEDGTAAPLPSVSETASQLLSHIKLVLRRRAAAMAALDAGLPAEAVRHFSKVLDSRRGLPGNFAAGCLIGRAAAYRATGRLADAIADCNRALALYPSFIAALRSRADLFEAVRALADCLHDLEHLKLLYDAILRDRKLPGPPWRPHRDVRYRDIPANLRALTARIQQLRGRIAGGEGNDVDYYALIGVRRGCSRKELERAHLLLTLKHKPEKAVGFVDRLEFLDDHRDLDAIRDQARMSASILHRMLQKGYANIMVAVMDEEAAVKQRAKEAAAATAAAAAIQVAAAKTADKPRADRNAGGKECCKGTEKAAAAVFQGVFCRDMAVVGSMLSHRAIPVKYEALSC, from the exons ATGGCCGCGGGCTCACCTACTCTGACTGCGGAGAAGAAGCGCTGGTGGCTGAGTAACAAGAAG GTGGTCGATAAGTACCTCCGAGAAGCCCGTGTGCTCATATCGACGCAAGAGCAGTCCAATGTGTCCGCGGCAGTGCACCTCCTCGACGCCGCCCTCGCCATCTCCCCGCGCCACGAGGCCGCGCTCGAGCTCAGGGCCcgttccctcctcttcctccgccgcTTCCGCGAGGTGGCCGACATGCTCCAGGATTACATCCCGAGCTTCAAGgtaggcagcggcggcggtggggaTGACGACTCGTCCTCCTCGCTCGGTGGCGCCGGCGACCACTCCTCCGTCGCCTCCTCCGCGCCGATCAGCCGCGAGCGCGTTAAACTGCTCTCCCCCGCCCGCGAGAGGTCCGACGGCGACCGCTCCTTCCGGTGCTTCTCCGTCTCCGAACTCAAGCGCCGGCTCGTGGCCGGCCTCTCCAAGAGCTCCGACAGGGAAGGCCAGTGGAG GTATTTGGTGCTCGGTCAAGCTTGTTGCCACCTCGGGATGATGGAGGACGCCATGGTACTCCTCCAAATCGGCCGGCGCCTCGCCTCAGCCGCCTTCCGCCGCGAGTCCGTTTGCTGGTCGGACGATAGCTTCACCTCCATCGCCGGTGAGGAGGACGGCACGGCTGCCCCGCTGCCGTCGGTGTCGGAGACCGCCTCCCAGCTCCTCTCTCACATCAAGCTCGTCCTGCGCCGCCGAGCCGCCGCGATGGCCGCACTTGACGCCGGGCTCCCGGCTGAGGCCGTTCGCCATTTCTCCAAGGTCCTCGACAGCCGCCGCGGCCTTCCCGGCAACTTCGCCGCCGGCTGCCTCATCGGCCGCGCCGCCGCTTACCGCGCCACCGGCCGCCTCGCGGATGCCATCGCCGACTGCAACCGCGCCCTCGCCCTCTACCCGTCCTTTATCGCCGCCCTCCGTTCCCGTGCCGACCTCTTCGAGGCGGTTCGCGCCCTCGCGGACTGCCTCCATGACCTTGAGCACTTGAAGCTCCTCTACGATGCCATCCTCCGTGACCGCAAGCTCCCCGGCCCGCCATGGCGGCCCCATCGTGACGTCCGGTACCGCGACATTCCCGCCAACCTCCGGGCGCTCACTGCGCGGATCCAGCAGCTACGCGGCCGCATCGCGGGCGGCGAGGGGAACGACGTGGACTACTACGCGCTGATCGGTGTTCGACGCGGGTGCTCGCGGAAGGAGTTGGAGCGCGCGCACCTGTTGTTGACGCTGAAGCATAAGCCGGAGAAGGCGGTGGGTTTCGTGGACCGATTGGAGTTCTTAGACGACCACCGGGATCTCGACGCAATCCGGGATCAGGCGAGGATGTCCGCGTCGATCCTGCACAGGATGTTGCAGAAGGGGTACGCTAACATCATGGTGGCGGTGATGGACGAGGAAGCGGCAGTGAAGCAGAGAGCAAAGGAGGCGGCGGCCGCCACAGCCGCCGCAGCAGCAATTCAAGTCGCAGCAGCGAAGACGGCAGACAAGCCCAGAGCTGATAGGAATGCAGGAGGGAAGGAATGCTGCAAAGGGACAGAGAAGGCGGCAGCCGCAGTGTTCCAAGGGGTGTTCTGCCGTGACATGGCAGTGGTTGGCAGCATGCTGTCGCACAGGGCAATCCCGGTGAAGTATGAGGCGTTGAGTTGCTGA
- the LOC135597569 gene encoding uncharacterized protein LOC135597569, translating into MGNGASCVPRIRRAEAGTAKVVGPDGVLRRIEAPAGAAEIMMEYPGHVVARAEEVARTRRVAGMRADEELLAGGAYLLLPMDRVGCRLSDGQIEVLLDVVRGRRRRRGRKEGSCGGGGRVFPEVAGGEEGKTAVLGGEVTGFSGKRVGGCRQWRPALDTIHESKSN; encoded by the coding sequence ATGGGAAACGGAGCATCGTGCGTGCCGCGGATCAGGAGGGCGGAGGCGGGGACGGCAAAGGTCGTGGGCCCCGACGGCGTCCTGCGCCGCATCGAGGCCCCCGCAGGCGCTGCCGAGATCATGATGGAGTACCCCGGCCACGTGGTGgcgcgcgccgaggaggtggcgaGGACCCGGCGCGTCGCCGGGATGCGGGCCGACGAGGAGCTGCTGGCCGGGGGCGCGTACCTGCTGCTGCCGATGGACCGGGTCGGGTGCCGGCTCTCCGATGGTCAGATAGAGGTCCTGCTCGACGTCGTCCGCggccggcggcggcggagggggagGAAGGAGGGGAGTTGCGGGGGCGGTGGGCGGGTGTTCCCGGAGGTAGCCGGTGGAGAGGAGGGGAAAACGGCCGTCTTGGGAGGGGAGGTGACCGGTTTTTCCGGTAAACGGGTTGGTGGATGCCGGCAGTGGAGACCGGCACTCGACACCATCCACGAATCCAAGTCCAACTAA
- the LOC135596648 gene encoding large ribosomal subunit protein eL29z-like produces MYGEYKLSLRKVSLSVEFRRRLRDPNPSRHRRRTKSRSEMAKSKNHTAHNQSYKAHKNGIKKPRKHRHTSTKGMDPKFLRNQRYARKHNKKNGASGSEMEE; encoded by the exons ATGTACGGAGAATATAAGCTGTCATTGCGGAAAGTTAGTCTGTCTGTAGAATTTCGCCGTCGGCTTCGAGACCCAAACCCTAGCCGGCACCGAAGGCGGACGAAGAGTCGATCTG AAATGGCGAAATCGAAGAACCACACAGCTCACAACCAGTCGTACAAAGCCCACAAGAACGGGATCAAGAAGCCCCGGAAGCATCGCCACACCTCCACCAAAGGG ATGGATCCGAAGTTTCTGAGGAATCAAAGGTACGCCAGGAAGCACAACAAGAAGAATGGTGCCTCAGGTTCTGAGATGGAGGAGTAA